The DNA region CACCGTCCACTGCTATAAGTCTTACCAAACCCTGTCGTCTTGCCGATTCAGCAAACATTTCTATTTTGGGCAACACCTCTGGAATAAACTTTTGACCGGCAAAACCCGGATGAACACTCATAATAAGCACAAGGTCAAAAAAACTCACGACCTCATCCACATTCTCAACCCATGTCTCCGGATTAAACGCAATTCCTGCATAGACTCCTATAGCTTCCCTAAACTTTTCCCATGAGCTTTTGTCCTTAAGCACCTCGATATGAGCCGTTATTATTCTTGCTCCGAGCTCTTCGAAAACTGGTGCGTAAAATATCGGATCAGTTACCATAAGATGTGCCTCACAGGGCAACATGGACTTACCTATCACCGCTTTTGCTACTGGCGGCCCAAAACTTATATTAGGAACGAAATGACCGTCCATAATGTCGAGGTGAATCATGTCCGCACCAGCCGCCTCAAGCGATTCTATCTCATCGCCGAGTCTAAGGAAATCTGCGGCCAGAATGGATGGGGCAAGAATAACTCCACCGCTATTTTTGAGAATAGAAGTCAAATCAAACTTATGCATTTAACCTCCTTCCGATAACCTTACTGAAAAGCTCCGCAAGCTCCCCCCTTAATTCCTTGGAAAGTTTCCTGTCCGAAAGTTCTTTTACCGCGGGTGAGACTTTAATAAACCACATAGCCCCCTCGGGGAAAACATCGTAATTCACACGACACCATTCTCTTATGATTCTTTTTATGCGATTTCTCCTCACCGCCTTGCCGCACCTTTTTGGAACAGCTATAAGAAATCTTGGGCTACCGTCACATTCTGCTTCGCGGATTTCGAGCAATTTTCCCCTTATCCTCTTTTCAGAACTTACAAGTTTTATAACCTCATGTCTTATTTTTACCGCTGGCAATCGCATTAGAACGGAACATTATCAGTAGGTCCCAGTTCTTCTTCGGAATCGATGTTCGGGATTTCTGGCGTTTGCTCATCCAGCACCTCGGTTTCCTGCTCTAAAACCGCTTCCTCAGCCAGCGAGGCTTCCCCGACTGCTGTGCCTCTCCTCGTTAAAGGTATAACACGCCACGCATGGATTTCGGTTACATTTCGGGTGTTGCCGTTTCTATCCTCCCACTGACGATATCTTATCTCACCCTCCACAAACACGAGGGTTCCTTTTTTGAGCTTTTCAGCAAGAGTTTCTGCCCTTCCTGCAGGAACCCAATATACCACTGTGTGCCATTCGGTCCTCTGTTGAGGCTCACCGCTACGGTCGATCCACCTTCTATTAGTGGCGACTCTTATGTTAAGAACGGCTCTTTCCCCGCCCGTGTTATAGCGAGGCTCTACATCCTGTCCAATGTTACCAATGAGAATAACTCTGTTATACATTTTTATCACCACCTTCTAAGGAAAGTTCTACTATTCTATCCAGCAACTGTGGGAAGTCGATTCCCACAGCCTTCGCCGCCATCGGAACGAGCGATAAATCCGTCATTCCCGGCAGCGTATTAACTTCAAGACAATAAATTTCGCCTTCATCGGATAATCTAAAATCTACTCTCCCATAACCACGGCACCCCAAGGCATTAAATGCCTTCAGGGCAAGCTTTTTAAAGCGCCTCGTTTGCTCATCCGCAAGCGGTGCAGGGCAAATGTACTCCGTAAGACCATGTGTGTATTTGTGTTTATAATCGTAGAACCCGCTTTGGGGCACAATCTCTATAGGCGGTAGCGCGCTTTTACCCAGAATTCCCACCGAAATTTCCTTCCCTGGAATGTATTCCTCGACGATGACATTTTCTCCAAACTTCCCCGCCGTCTTTATACCATCTGCCAGCTCGTCCACTGAATTAACTATCGTCACGCCAACAGTGGAGCCCTGGCATTCGGGTTTGGTTACTAACGGAAACTCAAAGTCATTTGCAGCAAGAAAATCAGTTAGTCTCTCTTTGCTCAATTCGTTTGCACGAAAAACGCTCCAGCGCGGCGTAGGAATCCCATAATGTTCAAATATTATCTTCGAGAGGATTTTGTTCATTCCAAGAGCGGAAGCCAAGGAACCTGAACCTGTGAACTTTATTCCAGCCACCTCTAAAATAGCCTGAATCCTTCCGTCCTCGCCGAAACCGCCATGATAGCCTATAAAAACCACATCAAAGGTTTTTAGCTCGTTAATTTTTCTTAAAACCTCACTCTCACTAATATCGAATTCGTGGACCTGATGACCTGCTTGTCTCAGACCGCGAGAAATAGACTTTCCGCTTTCTCTTGAGACCTCAGATTCTGCCGAGGTACCCCCGTAGATAACGGCTATCCTCATTATTGTTCCCGATTACTATCTTTTCCCTGCTCGACTCGTTCCCGTTTTTCTTCTTCCGGTGTGCCCAAAATAGAATCTAAAAACTTTTTCGCAAAAGAGAGAACTAAGATAAAAATCTCTGGGCTGAAAATTTTTGCTAATGCGGAAGTTACTTTTGCAGCAGAGAACAATCTCTCCCTGATAAAAGATGTTATAGCAGCCACCTCGCTTGCGAAAACCCCTGTTGACTCCATCGTCTTTTTGGCATCGGCAGTAAGGGAAGCCAACGATTCATTAACATTTTTAAGGGTATCCTCCACCGAACCAAGAGTTTTCCTTAATCGGAATGTGGCCACCAGCGCAACGATAAATAATGCTACTGCACAAAAAGCGATAACCCATAAGGCTACACAAATCCAGAATAACTCGTTCAAGTCTTCTTCTCCTCCTTGGTTATTTCCACGAACTTTTCAACTCCAGCCCTTACTCCCTCGGCGAACTCTTTCCTGTGCTCCTCAAGTGCTTCTATTTCCTGCCGAATTATCTCCCTAAGCTTAGCCATGCTTTCTTTTCCGCGCTCCGTGAGCTCTGATGCTTTCTCCTTAATCTTCTCTCGAATCTCCTTGCCCGACTCAGGAGCGAGAATAATCGAAAGCCCTGCGCCAATGAGTGCTCCCAAACACAAACCGAGCAAAAACGGTAATGTTTCCTTCTTCTCTGCCATAATGCTTGCTTTTGACTTTTCACATAATAATTTAACAAAAAAATCGCTTTAGTCAAGGTTAAATGGCAATTTTAGGAGCCTCAAATTCGCTTCTGTAAAACTTTTTGGTGCTTGGTTTTGTCCTATATCATAGGTCTAAGATGCCAGCACTTTTCTTTAAGGCGGCGCATGTCAGCGCGGTATTGGTTGGCTATAACCTCAGCGAGCTCAAATGGGTCTATACCGAATTCAGATATTCCACGGTAACCGTTTTCCTCATCCGAATCGATGCAAATCCCGAGGTGAATTTTTGCTGAAACAAGCGTTTTAGTCGCGCAAGAAATGGTCAGACGATACTTGCCATCATACAGATTGTCGCCCCAGCGCATTACCCCACTTTTAGGGGCACGATGAAGAATTTTTTCCTGTGCTATGTTTATGAGTATGTTCTCTTTAAGAATGGCTCTTTCAAGGTCGTCATCGAAATGTTCCACGACGAAGTGAAGCAGGTCAACATTGGGAATTGGTCTTTCACGCTGCGCCTCAAGGAGGTCTACATACTGCTCAGGTGAAAGCTTTACGCCGCCTCTGAACGCCACTATGGAATCGCCAACGAGCTTGAACCTTTTAAGTGCCCAGTGTGGTTTTAGAACCTCAGGGGTAAGCTCAAGCCTATCAGGCGCCAAAAGAAAGGTCATCCGGTAACAATTGCTCATTATATGAACCTCCAACTATTTTTCAAAAAGAGTTCTTATTTTCTCGTTTCTGTCCTTACGAAGTTTTTTTATCACACCTTCATCAACAAGACTTTCAGGCAGACTTTTCAGCGCTTTCGCAGCGGCGAATCTTACTTCCTCGGGTTTCTTTTTGAACCCGGAAATTATGGGTTTGGGCAACACCACCTCCGTAAGCATCTCGGCCGCTTTCGATGTGTCGAGCTTGCCTATAGCCTCACAGGCTTTCACCTGAACTATTGTGGGCAACTCGTCTTCCCAGTGCCGTTTCGGTCTAACGAGCTCAAAAAGTGAATCAAGCGCCTCGGTAACATTGCGTTCCGATATAGTTTCTATCACTTTTAACAACAATTCCTCGTCCTCTATCGAGTCCAAAAGACTCTTAAGTAACATATCTGTATTGGGGTTTTCTGCGCGCACTATGAACTCATAAATGTAAGGTGCGAGCTCCTTATTTTTATAAATTATCTCCGTTATCCTCGGCAACAACAAAGGTTCCTCCGCAAAGTAGTGCCCTATCTCAAAGAACCTTCGAAGTTGCTTTTGCGGAAAACCCGGGCTTATCCGGGCAAGGAAAATGTCCTTAACCTCGCCACCCAACTCTATTAACGCCTTAGTCGCAGCCTTTCTTAATTCGTCGTCATCGCCGAAAAGAATAGCATCAACAAACATCTGAGCTACTTCCTTGGGTGTGAACTGTTTCATCCACTCCTTGGCACGCTCGCGAGCTTCCTTTTCGCCCGAAACAAGAAGAGACACGACCTCATTGAATCTAAGGAATTTAGGCGGTTTTTCCTTCACCTTCTCAACAATCTCTTCCATTTCCTCAACCTTCTCTTCCTCAGCAGCCATAGCCGTTTCCAGCGCTTCCTCTACTTTCGGCTTCTCCTCTTCTTTCTTTTCCACCTTTTCTTCCTTAACCTCTTCTTTAGACGAGACACCCTCTTTAAGCGCCTCGAACCGCCCGATAATGTCGGCAAGTTTGCCTTCGACCTCCTCTTTCATGTCCTCGTCCAGCTCCTTCGACCTTAGCGTTTCGAGCAACTCTCTTGCAACACCAGCCAAATCCTCGATAAGTTTTCCATGCTCAGGTGGCAATTCAGCAACCTCACCCGCCTCTCCAGCAGCAGTCGCAAAAACAGGCCTTACCATAGGCATAACCTGCTGTTCCCCAACGGCAACGAAGATTATCCTATCAGGATGTATATGCTCTATGCCAGCCTGCGCACATATTTCTTCCCAGTGGTCTATAACCTCGTCGGGCTTTTTGGTGAAGCTCGTGAGAAACGAAACCAGTTCGTCCCTATTAATACCGTGAGTGAATATCACGCCTCTTAGACCATAACTTGCAAACAGTCCACCGAGGTCTTTCGCTAATTCCTTATCCCCAAGAGATGGTGGCAACGGCTGGCCGTTTATGAGAATCGATTCGTCGCTGAAGGATATAATAACGACACTGACGATATTATCAACGAATTCCTTTATCCCGCTGAAAAGCTTATCCAGTGACTTCTGCACATTCTCGTTGTCTATAGGATAGAGTCTTATGTTCTGGATTGCTGCCCTCATGTTTCTACATATCGTAAGCACCTTCTCGAAATCCTCATTAGTAAGCTCGCGCTTCTCAGCCAGTGCATCAAGAAATGTGCGTTTTTGAAGCAGTTGTCTCACTCTATCAGGGATTATCACCGATTGCATCCCCATCTCGAGTCGTTCGATAAGGTCAACAGCTTCCCTGTATTGTCCGAAAAACTGTCTGTGAAAAGCCAGTCTGCCGATAGCTATGAATCGCTTGCGGGAGAGTTTCTCGTCGTATTCGGCAACCTTCTTATGAAGCTCAATTTTTTCCTGTTCGTCCAGAGCCTGATAAAGAGCTGCTTTGTTCACACGATGGGAAAACACGAACTTCTCGGGGTTTGAAGTGCTTTCAACGAAAAGCGACCTTTCCGCAGTATGAAGTGCGTCAACCACAAGTTGGTTATTAAGCCCCGTTATGGCGGATATCTCATTGACATCTATAATGTCACCCAAAATAGTGGCAACTTTAAGAACATAAAGTGTTTCGGGTTCCATGCATCCTATTCGTCGGATCAATATGTCCTCAAGAGAGACGGGTATGTCGTCAGCTCTTATCCCGCTCAGGTCCCATCTGTCGCCCACCACAGTTATTTTCCCGCTCTGAAGCAAATACGAAAGGCTTTCGATAATGTAAAGTGGCACTCCGTTGGAACTTCTAAGCATCGCCTCCGCTGCCTCAGGAGGAAGTTTTTCCCCATCGAAAATGGCACCCACAAGTTTCTGGACATCATTAACCGAGAATCGCTCCAGCTCAAGCTTCTTTATTTGCGCATTGGCAGCGATATTTGTCGTAAGCCTGAGTTTCTGGATAAGCATTTCATCGCAAAGCGTTATATCGGGCGCATTAACGGTAGCAACATATATAAGCTTTGAGCTTTCGTCGTGCACGAACGCGGTGTCAAGAAACTGCATCGTTGGCTCATCTATAAGCTCAATATTATCTATAAGTATGGCACCATCGCCGAGACTTTTAAGGTGAATCATCATTTTTGTAAGCATTTCGAAAACTTTTATGCTGACGGTCTGGGAGGATTTCAGGGGGTCGATGAAGTCACCGTTTTCCATGCTGAAGCGGGCATTAGCAAGCTCAAGCTCATCTTCCTCAAGACGCCCCAAAACCATCTCCTTTATATCAGGATGACGACAGAAAAGGTGGTCGAGAGCCTGGAATATGGCACCATATGGCTCATTGTTCCAGATGGATTTACCTATGAGAAATAGGTTGAAAGCGAGCTTTTTTTCAGCAAGTTCCTGCGCATAGCGAAGAACTCTCGTCTTGCCGGTTCCCTCACCTCCGAAAATAACCGTGAACACATTCCTATCACCCTGGGGAGATATTTGCCTCTCAAGGAATTCAACTATCTCGTGCTGAGCTATAACTGGCGGATTGGCAAGCATTATGTTGAGTTTCTCGGGCGTTAGGAGCTTGCCTTTCATCGGGAAGACTTCAATAGTCCCTTTTCCCCTTCTTTTTGCGCGGAATAAAGCCTCATCAGCGTGTTCGAAAAGAACCCATACATCCCTTCCATCATCAGGGAAAACCGATACCCCTATGCTGCACATAACCACTATAGCCTGAGTCCCAAACTTCATTGGACTGTTAGCAATTATCCGCAGGAACTTTTCGCCAAACCTTTTCGCATCTTCCCTATCGAGCCCGAGAAGGAAAGCCACGAACTCGTCACCTGCATATCTGAAAACGAGACCGAGATTTTTGGTGGCATTGTAAAGAAGCCTTGAGAAATGGACAAGCGCTTTATCACCGGCAAGGTGACCGTATTGGTCGTTTATGCGTTTAAGGTCGTCTATGTCGAAAACGAAAAGGGATGCTTTTCGCCCTACTCTGGATGCTTCCTCAATAATCTTTGGCAGGAAATCGCGCATGTAGCGCCGATTATAAAGTTTTGTAAGTTCGTCAGTGTAGATAAGCCTGAATATCTTGTCGTCTTTTTTTGCCATTATACTATGTGAATGGGTTTTCGTAGCCCTGCGAGTGCAGCTTCACAAATCATCTCCGAAAGTGTGGGATGGGCAAAAATAGTTTCTGCGACCTTCGATAGCGGAGTACCAAGTTTGACGAGCGTTGTTCCTATACCAAGCAACTCGGCAGCATGATGACCTACCGCCTGAAATCCCACAATCTTATCATCAGGGGCAGCAACCAACCTTACGAAACCATTAGCTTTCCCCTCGGTTTGTGCCCTTCCCGAAGCAACATAAGGGAACTTACCGACCTTAATGTTGTTG from bacterium includes:
- a CDS encoding ribonuclease P protein component; this translates as MRLPAVKIRHEVIKLVSSEKRIRGKLLEIREAECDGSPRFLIAVPKRCGKAVRRNRIKRIIREWCRVNYDVFPEGAMWFIKVSPAVKELSDRKLSKELRGELAELFSKVIGRRLNA
- the ssb gene encoding single-stranded DNA-binding protein, with product MYNRVILIGNIGQDVEPRYNTGGERAVLNIRVATNRRWIDRSGEPQQRTEWHTVVYWVPAGRAETLAEKLKKGTLVFVEGEIRYRQWEDRNGNTRNVTEIHAWRVIPLTRRGTAVGEASLAEEAVLEQETEVLDEQTPEIPNIDSEEELGPTDNVPF
- a CDS encoding D-alanine--D-alanine ligase → MRIAVIYGGTSAESEVSRESGKSISRGLRQAGHQVHEFDISESEVLRKINELKTFDVVFIGYHGGFGEDGRIQAILEVAGIKFTGSGSLASALGMNKILSKIIFEHYGIPTPRWSVFRANELSKERLTDFLAANDFEFPLVTKPECQGSTVGVTIVNSVDELADGIKTAGKFGENVIVEEYIPGKEISVGILGKSALPPIEIVPQSGFYDYKHKYTHGLTEYICPAPLADEQTRRFKKLALKAFNALGCRGYGRVDFRLSDEGEIYCLEVNTLPGMTDLSLVPMAAKAVGIDFPQLLDRIVELSLEGGDKNV
- a CDS encoding YtxH domain-containing protein → MAEKKETLPFLLGLCLGALIGAGLSIILAPESGKEIREKIKEKASELTERGKESMAKLREIIRQEIEALEEHRKEFAEGVRAGVEKFVEITKEEKKT
- a CDS encoding DUF366 family protein, which encodes MSNCYRMTFLLAPDRLELTPEVLKPHWALKRFKLVGDSIVAFRGGVKLSPEQYVDLLEAQRERPIPNVDLLHFVVEHFDDDLERAILKENILINIAQEKILHRAPKSGVMRWGDNLYDGKYRLTISCATKTLVSAKIHLGICIDSDEENGYRGISEFGIDPFELAEVIANQYRADMRRLKEKCWHLRPMI
- the rpe gene encoding ribulose-phosphate 3-epimerase, with the translated sequence MHKFDLTSILKNSGGVILAPSILAADFLRLGDEIESLEAAGADMIHLDIMDGHFVPNISFGPPVAKAVIGKSMLPCEAHLMVTDPIFYAPVFEELGARIITAHIEVLKDKSSWEKFREAIGVYAGIAFNPETWVENVDEVVSFFDLVLIMSVHPGFAGQKFIPEVLPKIEMFAESARRQGLVRLIAVDGGINSETVSKVIDAGANLIVAGNGFFKTADYAKTAQILKGKKLFQEE
- a CDS encoding diguanylate cyclase; protein product: MAKKDDKIFRLIYTDELTKLYNRRYMRDFLPKIIEEASRVGRKASLFVFDIDDLKRINDQYGHLAGDKALVHFSRLLYNATKNLGLVFRYAGDEFVAFLLGLDREDAKRFGEKFLRIIANSPMKFGTQAIVVMCSIGVSVFPDDGRDVWVLFEHADEALFRAKRRGKGTIEVFPMKGKLLTPEKLNIMLANPPVIAQHEIVEFLERQISPQGDRNVFTVIFGGEGTGKTRVLRYAQELAEKKLAFNLFLIGKSIWNNEPYGAIFQALDHLFCRHPDIKEMVLGRLEEDELELANARFSMENGDFIDPLKSSQTVSIKVFEMLTKMMIHLKSLGDGAILIDNIELIDEPTMQFLDTAFVHDESSKLIYVATVNAPDITLCDEMLIQKLRLTTNIAANAQIKKLELERFSVNDVQKLVGAIFDGEKLPPEAAEAMLRSSNGVPLYIIESLSYLLQSGKITVVGDRWDLSGIRADDIPVSLEDILIRRIGCMEPETLYVLKVATILGDIIDVNEISAITGLNNQLVVDALHTAERSLFVESTSNPEKFVFSHRVNKAALYQALDEQEKIELHKKVAEYDEKLSRKRFIAIGRLAFHRQFFGQYREAVDLIERLEMGMQSVIIPDRVRQLLQKRTFLDALAEKRELTNEDFEKVLTICRNMRAAIQNIRLYPIDNENVQKSLDKLFSGIKEFVDNIVSVVIISFSDESILINGQPLPPSLGDKELAKDLGGLFASYGLRGVIFTHGINRDELVSFLTSFTKKPDEVIDHWEEICAQAGIEHIHPDRIIFVAVGEQQVMPMVRPVFATAAGEAGEVAELPPEHGKLIEDLAGVARELLETLRSKELDEDMKEEVEGKLADIIGRFEALKEGVSSKEEVKEEKVEKKEEEKPKVEEALETAMAAEEEKVEEMEEIVEKVKEKPPKFLRFNEVVSLLVSGEKEARERAKEWMKQFTPKEVAQMFVDAILFGDDDELRKAATKALIELGGEVKDIFLARISPGFPQKQLRRFFEIGHYFAEEPLLLPRITEIIYKNKELAPYIYEFIVRAENPNTDMLLKSLLDSIEDEELLLKVIETISERNVTEALDSLFELVRPKRHWEDELPTIVQVKACEAIGKLDTSKAAEMLTEVVLPKPIISGFKKKPEEVRFAAAKALKSLPESLVDEGVIKKLRKDRNEKIRTLFEK